From Candidatus Vondammii sp. HM_W22, one genomic window encodes:
- a CDS encoding AmpG family muropeptide MFS transporter: MPTKIEQRSLSDILSAIFSHRMLIAGLMGFACGLPLLLTGSLLQAWMAKEGVDLATIGLFALVGLPYTVKFVWAPLMDRYTPPLLGRRRGWLILVQLALVVALVGLASSRPGDAPLSMALAALLVAFFSASQDIVVDAYRREALADDEQGLGASLYVNGYRVGMLLASGGGLIMADLISFSQVYLVMSGIMLAAIATTLLAPEPNAPEGKPKTLREAVIEPFVEYFSRRNALLILLFVLLYKIGDTMASHMTIPFYLDLGFTNTEIGAVVKLFGFWATIAGGLLGGVLILRLGIYRALWGFGILQGVSTAGFAVLALMGASLPGLAAVVAFENLSGGLGTAAFIAFMASLTNKKFTATQYALLTSLMGVPRVIAATPTGYMAEWMGWAGFFIFCALIAVPGLLLLSRLHQNELAEIRGGES; this comes from the coding sequence ATGCCGACAAAAATTGAACAACGCAGTCTCAGTGATATTCTGAGTGCCATCTTCAGCCATCGCATGTTGATTGCCGGGTTGATGGGATTCGCTTGCGGCCTGCCGCTATTGCTGACAGGTTCCCTGCTTCAGGCCTGGATGGCAAAAGAGGGTGTGGATCTCGCGACTATCGGTCTTTTTGCCCTGGTGGGCTTGCCCTATACGGTGAAGTTTGTCTGGGCGCCATTGATGGATCGCTACACCCCCCCCTTACTAGGCCGGCGTCGTGGCTGGTTGATACTGGTCCAGCTGGCTCTGGTTGTGGCACTGGTCGGGCTGGCCTCATCCCGACCGGGAGATGCACCTCTGAGCATGGCGTTAGCTGCGTTGCTGGTTGCTTTTTTTTCTGCTAGCCAGGATATTGTGGTGGATGCCTATCGCCGGGAAGCGCTGGCGGATGATGAGCAGGGGCTCGGGGCATCCCTGTATGTAAACGGTTATCGGGTAGGCATGTTGTTGGCCTCTGGGGGCGGTCTGATTATGGCTGACCTCATCAGTTTTTCACAAGTCTATCTGGTGATGTCCGGCATCATGCTGGCCGCCATAGCGACGACCTTGCTGGCGCCGGAGCCGAATGCCCCTGAAGGTAAACCGAAGACGCTGCGCGAAGCGGTAATTGAACCGTTTGTAGAGTATTTCAGCCGTCGTAATGCACTATTGATCCTATTGTTTGTGCTGCTCTATAAAATTGGCGATACCATGGCTTCTCACATGACGATCCCTTTTTATCTCGATCTGGGTTTTACCAATACAGAGATCGGTGCTGTGGTGAAGCTGTTCGGTTTCTGGGCAACGATTGCAGGGGGGTTGCTCGGCGGAGTGCTTATCCTGCGTCTCGGCATCTACCGTGCTCTCTGGGGGTTTGGCATTCTGCAGGGAGTCTCCACGGCAGGGTTCGCTGTTTTGGCGCTGATGGGTGCCAGCCTGCCTGGATTGGCTGCGGTGGTTGCCTTTGAAAATCTGAGCGGCGGCTTGGGTACGGCGGCATTTATTGCGTTTATGGCCAGCTTGACCAATAAGAAATTCACTGCCACCCAGTATGCATTGCTGACCAGTTTAATGGGTGTGCCACGAGTGATTGCGGCAACGCCCACGGGGTATATGGCTGAGTGGATGGGCTGGGCCGGGTTTTTTATCTTTTGCGCTTTGATCGCCGTTCCGGGGTTGCTGCTGTTGTCGAGGCTCCATCAGAATGAGTTGGCTGAGATCAGGGGAGGGGAGAGTTGA
- a CDS encoding sulfite exporter TauE/SafE family protein — protein MPYLSAFVVGLLGGVHCIGMCGGIVGALTFGLPEKQQGRLASMPYQLAYNVGRISSYVIAGAIMGGLGLLLTRLMPIYYAQRILLLFAGLFMILLGLYLAGWWMLLNRVEHVGGALWRRIEPLGRKLLPVTTTLQALGVGLVWGWLPCGLVYSMLINAVASGGALEGAGLMLAFAIGTFPNLLIMGALAGAAARLAHSAALRKVAGVTVMLFGLYTIWQAL, from the coding sequence ATGCCCTATTTAAGTGCCTTCGTCGTCGGTCTGCTCGGTGGTGTGCATTGCATCGGGATGTGTGGCGGTATCGTTGGAGCGCTTACATTCGGTTTGCCTGAGAAGCAGCAGGGACGACTAGCCAGTATGCCCTATCAACTGGCTTACAATGTTGGGCGTATATCCAGTTACGTGATTGCTGGCGCAATTATGGGCGGGTTGGGACTGCTGCTGACCCGGTTGATGCCGATCTATTACGCCCAGCGGATACTGTTGCTGTTTGCCGGTTTATTTATGATCCTGCTGGGTCTCTACCTAGCGGGATGGTGGATGTTGTTGAACCGTGTAGAGCATGTCGGCGGTGCTTTATGGCGGCGCATCGAACCGCTGGGGCGCAAGCTGCTACCGGTGACTACAACCCTGCAGGCCCTTGGCGTGGGCTTGGTTTGGGGCTGGCTTCCTTGCGGACTGGTTTACAGCATGCTGATCAATGCAGTTGCCTCCGGCGGTGCTCTCGAAGGAGCCGGGCTGATGCTGGCCTTTGCCATAGGTACATTCCCCAATCTGCTGATAATGGGCGCGTTGGCTGGTGCCGCAGCCAGGCTGGCTCACTCTGCCGCGCTGCGTAAAGTAGCGGGTGTTACGGTGATGCTGTTTGGTCTCTACACTATCTGGCAGGCGTTGTAG
- a CDS encoding ABC transporter ATP-binding protein, translating into MENNTKIIMDSSSSQEPLVKIRGLRFLRGERAIFDGVDIDIPRGKITAIMGPSGTGKTTLLKLIGGQLHPHAGTIHVDGELIHKLNTRDLYRLRMRMGMLFQSGALLTDISVFDNVAYPLREHTDLPDAMLRKLVLLKLEAVGLRGARDLMPSELSGGMARRVALARAMVLDPMMIMYDEPFTGQDPISMGVLVQLIRSLNDASKLSSIIVSHDVEETAAIADLIYVISEGKVIERGTPDAMINSDVAWTRQFMQGLADGPVPFHFPAEDLEQDLLEASC; encoded by the coding sequence ATGGAGAACAACACTAAAATCATAATGGATTCGAGCAGTAGCCAGGAGCCATTAGTGAAGATTCGCGGCCTGCGTTTCCTCCGTGGTGAACGTGCCATATTCGACGGTGTCGATATTGATATTCCCCGGGGCAAGATTACCGCCATCATGGGTCCGAGTGGCACCGGTAAAACCACCCTGCTGAAGCTGATCGGTGGACAGTTGCACCCCCATGCGGGGACTATTCATGTCGATGGCGAGCTTATTCATAAGCTGAATACCCGCGATCTTTATCGTCTCCGGATGCGCATGGGTATGCTGTTTCAGAGCGGAGCGCTGTTGACCGATATCAGCGTTTTCGACAATGTTGCATATCCCTTGCGGGAGCATACCGATCTGCCGGATGCGATGCTTCGAAAGCTGGTTCTTCTCAAGCTTGAAGCAGTGGGTTTGCGGGGCGCCCGCGATTTGATGCCCAGCGAGCTCTCAGGAGGCATGGCACGCAGAGTGGCCCTGGCCCGAGCCATGGTGCTGGATCCGATGATGATTATGTACGATGAGCCCTTTACCGGGCAGGATCCAATCTCCATGGGCGTGCTGGTGCAGCTGATCCGTTCACTGAACGATGCCAGCAAGCTCTCCAGCATCATCGTATCTCATGATGTCGAGGAGACTGCAGCCATTGCAGATCTGATCTATGTGATATCGGAAGGGAAAGTCATTGAGCGAGGTACACCTGATGCCATGATCAACTCTGATGTGGCCTGGACCCGGCAGTTTATGCAAGGTCTTGCTGATGGCCCTGTGCCTTTTCACTTTCCAGCGGAAGATCTTGAACAGGATCTGCTGGAGGCATCGTGTTAG
- the mlaE gene encoding lipid asymmetry maintenance ABC transporter permease subunit MlaE — MLARIAQLGRVGISALERFGLGHLLLFNMLRGVPALVRRPRLLIQQIHSVGVLSVLIISVSGLFVGMVLGLQGYYILSQFGAEQTLGVMVAASLVRELGPVVAALLFAGRAGSALTAEIGLMKATEQLSGLEMMAVDPIKRVLTPRFLAGFISLPLLTALFSALGVMGGYFVGVGLLGVDDGAFWSQMQAKIDLDEDVYNGVIKSLVFGTVCAWIALFQGYDAVPTSEGVSRATTRTVVHSSLAVLGLDFILTALMFGG, encoded by the coding sequence GTGTTAGCGCGTATTGCCCAATTGGGAAGAGTGGGTATCAGCGCTCTTGAGCGGTTTGGTCTCGGCCATTTGCTCCTGTTCAATATGCTCCGGGGAGTACCTGCGCTGGTTCGAAGGCCGCGCCTTCTGATCCAGCAGATCCACTCCGTTGGCGTTTTGTCGGTGTTGATTATCAGTGTCTCCGGCCTGTTTGTCGGCATGGTATTGGGGCTTCAGGGTTACTATATTCTGTCACAGTTTGGCGCAGAGCAGACACTGGGTGTTATGGTTGCAGCCTCTCTGGTCAGGGAGTTGGGACCGGTGGTCGCTGCACTACTCTTTGCTGGACGTGCGGGGTCTGCGCTGACGGCCGAAATTGGCCTGATGAAAGCGACAGAACAGCTTTCCGGTTTAGAGATGATGGCAGTAGATCCGATTAAACGGGTGTTGACGCCGCGTTTTCTGGCAGGATTTATCTCATTGCCGTTATTGACGGCACTGTTCAGTGCATTGGGCGTGATGGGCGGCTATTTTGTTGGTGTGGGTCTGCTTGGGGTGGACGATGGTGCGTTCTGGTCCCAGATGCAGGCTAAAATAGATCTGGATGAAGATGTTTATAATGGTGTGATCAAAAGTCTGGTTTTTGGTACGGTTTGTGCCTGGATCGCGCTGTTCCAGGGTTATGATGCGGTGCCGACCTCGGAAGGGGTGAGCCGTGCCACTACCCGTACCGTGGTGCATTCGTCTCTGGCGGTGCTGGGGCTTGACTTTATTCTGACGGCACTGATGTTCGGGGGTTGA
- the mlaD gene encoding outer membrane lipid asymmetry maintenance protein MlaD codes for MIQSRTTEILVGAFMVAGLVAFFFLAMQVSNLSTSASGDGYLVAARFDNIGSLKVRSPVTMAGVRIGRVSNISFDQNTYEAVVTLKIESQYNAVPDDTFAKIFTAGLLGEQYIGLDPGGSEKYLADGGEISLTQSALVLEEIIGQFLFSKAEEGRESE; via the coding sequence ATGATACAGAGCAGAACAACGGAAATACTTGTGGGTGCCTTCATGGTGGCTGGATTGGTGGCGTTCTTTTTCCTCGCCATGCAGGTCAGTAACCTGAGTACCAGCGCGAGTGGCGATGGTTATTTGGTCGCTGCACGATTTGATAATATCGGCAGCCTCAAAGTACGTTCGCCGGTGACCATGGCTGGTGTAAGAATTGGCCGTGTCAGCAACATCAGCTTCGACCAGAATACTTATGAAGCGGTAGTGACATTGAAAATCGAGTCACAGTATAACGCCGTCCCTGATGATACATTTGCAAAAATTTTTACCGCCGGTCTATTGGGTGAGCAATATATAGGGCTTGATCCGGGGGGCAGTGAAAAATATCTGGCGGATGGCGGCGAAATATCCCTGACTCAGTCAGCGCTGGTGTTGGAAGAGATTATCGGACAGTTTCTGTTCAGCAAGGCAGAAGAGGGACGCGAAAGTGAATAA
- a CDS encoding MlaC/ttg2D family ABC transporter substrate-binding protein yields MNKWAPYFGLLLLPLFLVRPVMADNAPDAVVKETADLVLAEVVLLKKELNQSPEKIYQLVEHIVLPRFDFLRMSRLVLGKYWKRAKESEKEAFIGAFRELLIRTYTMALLNYSGQKIEYLPFRHIGNATNVTVSTRVSESGAIPVPINYKLYLDEDGWKVYDVVIDGVSLVSNYRTSFSSRIRRYKLSGLIRKLELRNKQGK; encoded by the coding sequence GTGAATAAATGGGCACCCTATTTCGGGCTACTGTTGTTGCCCCTGTTTTTAGTTCGACCGGTGATGGCCGATAATGCCCCAGATGCCGTCGTGAAGGAGACGGCTGATCTGGTGCTGGCTGAGGTAGTACTCTTGAAAAAAGAGCTGAACCAATCGCCAGAGAAAATCTACCAGCTGGTAGAGCATATCGTTCTGCCGAGGTTTGATTTCCTCCGCATGTCTCGGTTGGTGCTTGGAAAATACTGGAAACGTGCAAAAGAGAGCGAAAAAGAGGCTTTTATTGGTGCGTTTCGTGAACTGCTGATTCGTACCTATACTATGGCACTACTCAACTATTCCGGGCAGAAGATTGAATATCTACCATTCCGGCACATCGGGAATGCCACTAATGTTACGGTGAGCACCAGGGTCAGCGAATCTGGCGCGATTCCGGTACCGATCAACTACAAACTTTATCTGGACGAAGATGGCTGGAAAGTGTACGACGTAGTGATCGATGGCGTCAGCCTAGTGTCAAATTACCGCACCAGTTTCTCTTCTCGGATCCGGCGCTACAAATTGTCCGGCTTGATCCGCAAGCTAGAGTTGCGTAATAAGCAGGGCAAGTAA